The genomic stretch TGCAAGGTCGTGATGACCGAGGAGATCAATCCCGGGCGGTATTTCGTCTATGCCGAAGCAATTCCGGGCCATCGCGGCCCTTTGCGGACCTGGTCTGGCGACACGCCGCTTTGCGTTGAGAACGAAAGCCTGTTCACCCTGCGCGATCAGGACGTTTGTGCCTCTGACCCACGCCGCCAGCGGGAGTTTTTCCCGGTAGACGTCAGCGAAGATAATGATGGCAGTTGGCGAACCGAGTTCGCCGAAGAAGTTAATTATAACGTCTACAAGGCAGAAGTGGCTGGCGTACAGCGCCTGTTGCGGGATGTTGGATATGACGTCTCCCGCATTGACGGATCTCTGGGGCGGCAGACACAGACCACGCTGCGCCAGTTCCGGCAGGACCGGGGGCTCGGCGACAGCGGCGTTTACGATGATGCCCTGATTGACCAGCTCATTCTGGAAGCAAATGAGCGAGATGCGAAACTGGGCTTTTTCTTCTGTAATGCAACGCAACTGCCGATCTGGGCCGCTATCGCACAAACTGACGAGGAAGACGGCTATCGCTCCTCCGGTTGGTGGCGGATGGAGGGGTCAGAATGTGCCAAGGTTTTGCGCGGTGAGCTGACCAATAACCACTATTATGTGTACGGCATAATGGATCTTGGAGATCGCGATATTGGCCTAGCCGGTGGTGACAAGGATTTCTGTGTCAGCGATGTTCAGTTCGACGCTGCCGGTGATATTGAATGCAGTGAGTCCGGCTATCAGAACGCAAGATTTCGTAAAGTGGAAATTGGCGGCGAGCGAGCCTGGACGTACCAGTTTTCTCCGGACCAGTTCAATCCTGAGATTTCTGCAAGCACAGCACCTCAACCCTCTGTTTCCCGCGATCCGGTAGAGGAAGACTCTTCTGCAGAAGCAACAGAGCAGTGATCCGGCAATAATGGCAGATTTCAGCCACGTTGAGACCTATGTCTTTGATCTTGATAATACGCTGTATCCAGCGGATTGTCATTTATTCAAACAGATAGATGCGCGCATGACGCGCTTCATCGAAGAGACGCTGCAACTACCCCATGAGAAAGCCCGCATACTGCAGAAGCAGTATTATGCTGCATACGGGACAACATTAAGCGGCCTGATGATTGAACACCAGGTCAAGCCGCATGATTTCATGGATTATGTCCACGACATTGATCTCAGCCCGGTTGCAGAAAACACAAAGCTTCGCTCAGCCATCCTCAACTTGCCGGGCAAGCGCTATGTTTTTACGAATGGCTCTGTGCGTCATGCGGAAAATGTAGCGGGCAAGATTGGTATTCTGGATCTGTTTGACGGCATTTTTGATATTGAACAGGCCGAATTCAAGCCCAAACCCCATCGCGAAACGTATCAACGGTTTACGGAGTATTTCGGAATCAATCCATCTCTCTCAGCCATGTTCGAGGACATACCGGAGAATCTGAAAACGGCACACGATATGGGCAAGACAACAGTGCTGGTCCAATCTGACGCAGAATGGTTTGCCGATGAACCAGCGGACCGGCGGCCAGCAAGACCCGGTGAATATTTTGACCATGTCCACCATGTGACACAGGACTTGACCTCATTCCTGAGCGGTCTCAAAACCGCTGCCTGAACGCAAGGGCAGGAAAAAGATGCAGCTTGAAACCGCCAGAAATGTCATTGAAGAATACTGGGAGCAGCGCGACTCCCTCTCCACCGCAGCCACCGGCGACATTCGCGAGGCTGTCGAGACAGCTCTTGGCGCCATGGACAACGGCACGGCACGCGTTGCCGAGAAAGCGGGCAACCATGACTGGCATGTGAACCAGTGGCTCAAGAAAGCTGTACTACTTTCTTTTCGTCTCAATGCGAACGAACTCATCGATGGCGGTGTTGGTACTGACGGTCGATGGTGGGACAAGGTGCCATCAAAGTTCAGCGGCTGGCAGGCCGAAGATTTTGAGCAGGCTGGCATTCGTGTTGTACCGCCAGCCACCGTCAGGTTTGGCGCCTATATCGCACCATCAGCCGTACTCATGCCATCATATGTAAATTTCGGTGCCTATGTCGGCAGCGGCACCATGGTTGATACATGGGCGACAATCGGCTCATGCGCACAAATCGGGGCGAACTGTCATATTTCCGGCGGCGCCGGTATTGGCGGTGTGTTGGAACCATTACAGGCCAACCCTGTGATCATCGAAGACAACTGCTTCATTGGCGCACGCTCGGAAGTGGCAGAGGGCGTTATTGTCCGCGAAGGTGCTGTTCTTTCCATGGGTGTTTACCTCGGCGCCTCAACCAAGATTGTGGATCGTACCACAGGTGACATTCTGTATAGAGAGGTTCCACCCTATGCTGTTGTTGTGCCCGGTAGCCTGCCATCCGACAAAGGCGGCCCTTCACTATATTGTGCTGTAATCGTGAAGCAGGTCGATGAGCAAACCAGGTCGAAAACATCCGTCAATGATCTGCTGAGGGATTAAAAAATGGTTTTTCAACAGGACCAAGCGACCAGCACCTCGCAAGTCACACCCTTCATGGAAAAGGCGCAGGCGTTTGCGCTGGGGATTGTAGACCAAGTTACACAATGGGCGACCAGTCCGGCGTTTTATTTTCAGATTGCAGCCATAGCGATCGCTTTCACCTTGGCCTGGCTGGCCAACAGGCTGCTTCTGAAACGGGTGCCCTTCTTCAGCGCCGCCCCCACAGAAGGCAAAATGCTGAAAACCCGGCAGCTTGTTTATGAAGCGCGCGGCATTCTGTTCCGCATATTATCAGTCGTTTTCCTTGGCGTGGCCGCGAATGTAGCCCTGACAAGCGGCGGGCAAGACTGGATGGTGCGCATCGCACAGGGCTTCACCGCCATCTGGCTGATCTATGCCATCCTCAACCGCTTTGTCAGCAACAAGGTCATCCAGAATTTTGTTCGCTGGATCGGCATCCCCATTGCCGTGCTCAGCGTTCTGGGCCTGCTGGATGATGTCTCTGCCTATCTTGGCGGCA from Parvularcula sp. IMCC14364 encodes the following:
- a CDS encoding DUF1036 domain-containing protein gives rise to the protein MFHRIILSLIAMWLTSVGIAKAEYSFCNKTSYALSASIGYVEEGRLITRGWWRLRPGQCKVVMTEEINPGRYFVYAEAIPGHRGPLRTWSGDTPLCVENESLFTLRDQDVCASDPRRQREFFPVDVSEDNDGSWRTEFAEEVNYNVYKAEVAGVQRLLRDVGYDVSRIDGSLGRQTQTTLRQFRQDRGLGDSGVYDDALIDQLILEANERDAKLGFFFCNATQLPIWAAIAQTDEEDGYRSSGWWRMEGSECAKVLRGELTNNHYYVYGIMDLGDRDIGLAGGDKDFCVSDVQFDAAGDIECSESGYQNARFRKVEIGGERAWTYQFSPDQFNPEISASTAPQPSVSRDPVEEDSSAEATEQ
- a CDS encoding pyrimidine 5'-nucleotidase, with amino-acid sequence MADFSHVETYVFDLDNTLYPADCHLFKQIDARMTRFIEETLQLPHEKARILQKQYYAAYGTTLSGLMIEHQVKPHDFMDYVHDIDLSPVAENTKLRSAILNLPGKRYVFTNGSVRHAENVAGKIGILDLFDGIFDIEQAEFKPKPHRETYQRFTEYFGINPSLSAMFEDIPENLKTAHDMGKTTVLVQSDAEWFADEPADRRPARPGEYFDHVHHVTQDLTSFLSGLKTAA
- the dapD gene encoding 2,3,4,5-tetrahydropyridine-2,6-dicarboxylate N-succinyltransferase, translating into MQLETARNVIEEYWEQRDSLSTAATGDIREAVETALGAMDNGTARVAEKAGNHDWHVNQWLKKAVLLSFRLNANELIDGGVGTDGRWWDKVPSKFSGWQAEDFEQAGIRVVPPATVRFGAYIAPSAVLMPSYVNFGAYVGSGTMVDTWATIGSCAQIGANCHISGGAGIGGVLEPLQANPVIIEDNCFIGARSEVAEGVIVREGAVLSMGVYLGASTKIVDRTTGDILYREVPPYAVVVPGSLPSDKGGPSLYCAVIVKQVDEQTRSKTSVNDLLRD